One segment of Amycolatopsis alba DSM 44262 DNA contains the following:
- a CDS encoding ABC transporter substrate-binding protein: protein MRPTLLRHRLARTGIRATVTAALLAATAGCGLLGGDQPAPGPGIPVKVAALALADVAPLHIAIDHGLFAQRGIAVTLVPAASGQDAITKLHSGDADIAYAGDIAAVNAVNGGLPLKIVAEAAVAGKKTMRVLARTDGPVQSVTDLAGKKLGRNAEGGVSDTLTKSLMADHGADPTSVTWANLEFGAMAAAVLRDDIAAALFPEPFATAAEKQGLRPIADPATGSAQDFPIGLYGAIDKFAAANPAAITGFQLAMRDAAAAAMANRKLVEDTAVKHLKGIDADTAALMALPVYRSDPIMTELQRVPDLMRRYGVIDRPIRMADLIIAPPPNQ, encoded by the coding sequence ATGAGACCTACTCTCCTTCGTCACAGGCTCGCCCGCACCGGCATCCGTGCCACAGTCACTGCCGCTCTGCTCGCCGCCACGGCCGGTTGCGGGCTCCTCGGCGGCGATCAGCCCGCTCCTGGTCCGGGTATTCCGGTCAAGGTCGCCGCGCTGGCGCTGGCGGATGTGGCACCGCTGCACATCGCGATCGACCACGGGCTTTTCGCCCAGCGGGGCATCGCGGTCACGCTGGTCCCGGCCGCGAGCGGGCAGGACGCGATCACCAAACTCCACAGCGGTGACGCCGACATCGCCTACGCGGGCGACATCGCCGCCGTCAACGCCGTCAACGGCGGTCTCCCGCTCAAGATCGTCGCCGAGGCCGCCGTCGCCGGCAAGAAAACCATGAGAGTCCTCGCCCGCACGGACGGACCGGTGCAATCGGTCACGGACCTGGCCGGGAAGAAACTCGGCCGCAACGCCGAAGGCGGCGTGAGTGACACGCTGACCAAATCGCTGATGGCCGACCACGGCGCCGACCCGACATCGGTGACCTGGGCCAACCTGGAATTCGGGGCCATGGCGGCCGCGGTGCTGCGGGACGACATCGCGGCCGCGTTGTTCCCCGAGCCGTTCGCGACCGCGGCGGAGAAACAGGGGCTGCGCCCGATCGCGGATCCGGCGACCGGCTCCGCGCAGGACTTCCCGATCGGGCTGTATGGCGCCATCGACAAGTTCGCCGCCGCCAACCCGGCGGCGATCACCGGTTTCCAGCTCGCCATGCGCGACGCGGCGGCAGCGGCGATGGCGAACCGGAAGCTGGTCGAGGACACCGCGGTCAAGCACCTGAAAGGGATCGACGCCGACACAGCCGCCCTGATGGCGCTGCCGGTGTACCGCAGCGACCCGATCATGACCGAGCTGCAGCGTGTCCCGGACCTGATGCGCCGCTACGGCGTCATCGACCGGCCGATCCGGATGGCCGACCTGATCATCGCGCCGCCACCGAACCAGTAG
- a CDS encoding SAM-dependent methyltransferase, translating to MTDHPSTPGTTLVSDHGDPHWIATRARVRAALGGRTGDPSAHAAAERIRACMPAFAAALEAEHDVRDRVLAQAYEAGFRHYVVLDPDLPPWTPVHQRLPAGSGCRVLYLLDDDEPAVRSWMVRSFQGDTNVRWRSSYPDIASCLRVAGLTGDITLAKPVCVLLSPALQHTQDPRALLAGLWHVLPAGSWVSVTQLPAGEPAPTADAGLSPAQIQFRNSVRSPLVLRSASELVELFTDPHEWHLEQCGGVELRAENPAPPGDVAPPSTVHAVSELLTLTARRPGSAAPVPPNATTPHTEGPGHDDIA from the coding sequence ATGACTGACCACCCCAGCACCCCAGGCACCACGCTGGTGTCCGATCACGGCGATCCGCACTGGATCGCGACCCGCGCCCGCGTTCGGGCCGCACTCGGCGGCCGCACCGGCGACCCGAGCGCCCACGCGGCCGCGGAACGGATCCGCGCCTGCATGCCTGCTTTCGCCGCGGCGCTCGAGGCCGAGCACGACGTCCGGGACCGTGTCCTCGCCCAGGCCTACGAAGCCGGGTTCCGGCACTACGTCGTCCTCGACCCCGACCTCCCGCCGTGGACGCCCGTGCACCAGCGGCTCCCGGCCGGTTCCGGCTGCCGCGTGCTGTACCTGCTCGACGACGACGAGCCCGCCGTCCGGTCGTGGATGGTCAGGTCGTTCCAGGGCGACACGAACGTGCGGTGGAGGTCGTCGTATCCCGACATCGCGTCGTGCCTGCGTGTCGCCGGTCTCACCGGCGATATCACCCTCGCCAAACCCGTCTGTGTCCTGCTCTCCCCCGCGCTCCAGCACACCCAGGACCCGCGCGCTCTGCTCGCCGGGCTCTGGCACGTCCTGCCGGCCGGTAGCTGGGTGTCGGTCACCCAGCTACCGGCCGGGGAACCGGCCCCGACCGCGGATGCAGGACTTTCTCCCGCCCAGATCCAGTTCCGGAACAGCGTCCGGTCGCCGCTGGTCCTGCGCAGCGCCTCCGAGCTGGTGGAGCTCTTCACCGATCCCCACGAATGGCACCTGGAGCAGTGCGGCGGTGTCGAGCTCCGGGCCGAGAACCCAGCCCCGCCAGGGGATGTTGCGCCACCGTCCACAGTGCACGCGGTGTCGGAGCTGCTCACGCTGACCGCCCGCCGCCCAGGCAGCGCGGCACCGGTTCCGCCGAACGCAACCACACCGCACACGGAAGGGCCCGGCCATGACGACATCGCCTGA
- a CDS encoding SAM-dependent methyltransferase: MTTSPDPHSLTPHGTVPDQEAETNHPTVARVNGVLLDKAFEEHTEMGIYQADLHLARHIDNDVPGYRQALVAQRQFLTKAIAFAATERQISQFVVLRAGLPLGVAEETEHTLVRGHVADPTTVLVARETFPSAHQGIVLEKQGQKRAAAVHAAVHEVHWPLHAVHEPGNWSLDLGTPLGLTMAGDPSHWPGDVYELLRAYHRALAPGSMVAVSALGPAPAGTPAAAALEALARHLRKTPEPELTLRDRAEIEDWFTGPGWKLHDPGVAPVSHWAEPPPEGLTGPELPVWCAIATTAS, translated from the coding sequence ATGACGACATCGCCTGACCCGCATTCCCTGACACCACACGGGACCGTGCCCGATCAGGAAGCAGAGACCAACCACCCGACCGTCGCCCGCGTCAACGGAGTCCTTCTCGACAAGGCATTCGAGGAGCACACGGAGATGGGTATCTACCAGGCCGACCTGCACCTGGCCCGCCACATCGACAACGACGTGCCCGGCTATCGCCAGGCCCTGGTCGCGCAACGGCAGTTCCTCACCAAGGCCATCGCCTTCGCGGCCACCGAACGACAGATCAGCCAGTTCGTCGTCCTGCGCGCGGGGCTGCCGCTCGGCGTCGCCGAGGAGACCGAGCACACCCTGGTCCGGGGCCACGTCGCCGACCCCACCACGGTGCTGGTGGCCCGCGAAACCTTCCCGTCCGCTCATCAGGGCATCGTGCTGGAGAAGCAGGGACAGAAGCGAGCGGCGGCCGTGCATGCCGCGGTCCACGAGGTCCACTGGCCACTGCACGCGGTGCACGAGCCGGGGAACTGGTCGCTGGACCTCGGGACCCCGTTGGGGCTCACGATGGCCGGCGACCCGTCGCACTGGCCCGGCGACGTCTACGAGCTGCTCCGCGCCTACCACCGCGCCCTCGCCCCCGGCAGTATGGTCGCGGTCAGCGCCCTCGGCCCCGCCCCCGCGGGGACCCCGGCGGCCGCCGCGCTCGAGGCCCTGGCCCGGCATCTGCGTAAGACACCCGAGCCAGAACTCACGCTGCGAGACCGCGCGGAGATCGAGGACTGGTTCACCGGACCAGGCTGGAAACTCCACGATCCTGGCGTGGCCCCGGTGTCGCACTGGGCCGAGCCGCCACCCGAAGGGCTCACGGGGCCGGAGCTTCCGGTGTGGTGCGCGATCGCAACGACCGCGTCGTGA
- a CDS encoding S1 family peptidase has product MKNTTRPRRRGGLRVAVAALAAFVATGLGGAPVAAADGGIHGAAPAVAASTTSPAAVDPGGDDVSPMIVGGERAREAYAGAGSIQLLKNGVKDWHTCNGALIAPSFVLTVGHCLSVMPPAPQRADKAGELAWQAFKQAPPPQRAGVGTTADPQDPSQYTLRIGSTNRHQGGAVRKVASISLPKYWEWGTPGEDGYVWDLALIQLDHPVPGWLVKPAKLAYPKAGKQTRIIGWGVTDPDPSHWGAPAPRWLRQLDVPISPKDDCAKAGIGRGEVCLGTAPNGGTACAGDSGGGALQRYGRDWVLIGLGSRSLTQACVASTIYTQVAEPRFLLWIVRTMHERDAQTRVTQADLMLAG; this is encoded by the coding sequence GTGAAGAACACGACAAGACCCCGCCGCCGTGGCGGGTTGCGCGTCGCCGTGGCCGCCCTGGCGGCGTTCGTCGCCACCGGGCTTGGTGGCGCGCCGGTCGCTGCCGCCGACGGCGGGATCCACGGCGCGGCCCCGGCCGTAGCCGCCAGCACCACCAGCCCGGCCGCGGTCGACCCCGGAGGCGACGATGTGTCGCCGATGATCGTCGGCGGCGAACGGGCACGGGAGGCCTACGCCGGCGCCGGGTCGATCCAGCTGCTCAAGAACGGCGTGAAGGATTGGCACACCTGCAACGGTGCGCTGATCGCCCCGAGTTTCGTGCTCACCGTGGGACATTGCCTGTCCGTGATGCCTCCCGCGCCGCAACGTGCGGACAAGGCAGGCGAACTGGCATGGCAGGCGTTCAAACAGGCACCGCCCCCGCAGCGGGCCGGAGTCGGCACGACAGCCGATCCGCAGGATCCCTCGCAGTACACGCTGCGGATCGGGTCCACCAACCGGCACCAAGGTGGCGCCGTCCGCAAGGTCGCGTCGATCTCGCTCCCGAAATACTGGGAATGGGGCACGCCGGGCGAGGACGGCTACGTCTGGGACCTGGCCCTGATCCAGCTGGACCACCCGGTCCCCGGCTGGCTGGTCAAGCCCGCGAAACTCGCCTATCCCAAGGCGGGCAAGCAGACCCGGATCATCGGGTGGGGCGTGACCGACCCGGATCCGTCCCACTGGGGTGCACCGGCACCCCGCTGGTTGCGGCAGCTCGACGTCCCGATCTCCCCGAAGGACGACTGCGCCAAGGCCGGGATCGGGCGCGGCGAGGTCTGTCTGGGCACCGCCCCGAACGGCGGCACCGCGTGCGCCGGGGACAGTGGCGGTGGCGCGCTGCAGCGGTACGGGCGGGACTGGGTCCTGATCGGGCTCGGGTCGCGCTCGCTCACGCAGGCCTGCGTCGCCTCGACGATCTACACGCAGGTCGCGGAACCGCGATTCCTGCTGTGGATCGTCCGCACCATGCACGAGCGTGATGCGCAGACGCGGGTCACGCAGGCGGATCTGATGTTGGCGGGCTAA
- a CDS encoding DUF5753 domain-containing protein, translating to MSSFLSSGEPSASATGSSAQSRELGAALRGVLRRSGRTKSRIAETLGWTVGRPGRLINGHIAATRLDVGKFLLAANASTHEIGRLSTLAGLSPRAHSVQAHPADVPDMLPTLRFLETTAVSITSYDPHQLPLLLQTTDCTETMLRGTELLTDETVTEGAAARQERQSVLCADTGPVMTSYIGEHVLNQPLPGRVAAGQRRHLHTMVQRLRWHVRIIPATAPVTAWPGFALFQDDHGNEVITVRTPTAQLVLDDPGNLATYRQAIAQLAAAALPDTESTARLLAPDTFNRVAPCRS from the coding sequence GTGTCTTCGTTCCTCTCGTCCGGCGAACCGTCCGCTTCCGCCACGGGATCGTCGGCGCAGAGCCGTGAACTCGGCGCCGCGCTGCGCGGCGTCCTGCGGCGTTCGGGCCGCACGAAATCAAGAATCGCGGAGACTCTCGGCTGGACCGTGGGAAGACCCGGCCGCTTGATCAACGGGCACATCGCCGCGACCAGGCTGGACGTGGGGAAGTTTCTGCTCGCCGCCAACGCGAGCACCCACGAGATCGGCCGGCTGTCCACCTTGGCCGGTCTGTCCCCACGGGCGCACAGCGTCCAGGCCCATCCGGCCGACGTGCCCGACATGCTGCCGACACTTCGTTTCCTCGAGACCACCGCCGTGTCGATCACGTCCTATGACCCGCACCAGCTGCCACTGCTGCTGCAGACGACCGATTGCACCGAAACCATGCTGCGCGGCACCGAGCTCCTCACCGACGAGACCGTGACCGAAGGTGCCGCCGCACGCCAGGAACGCCAATCGGTCCTGTGCGCAGACACAGGACCGGTCATGACGTCCTACATCGGCGAGCACGTCCTGAACCAGCCGTTGCCGGGCAGGGTCGCGGCCGGACAGCGCCGCCACCTTCACACCATGGTCCAGCGCCTGCGCTGGCACGTCAGAATCATCCCCGCTACCGCGCCGGTCACCGCCTGGCCAGGCTTCGCCCTGTTCCAGGACGACCACGGCAACGAGGTCATCACCGTCCGCACCCCGACCGCGCAGCTGGTCCTCGACGACCCCGGCAATCTCGCGACCTACCGGCAGGCCATCGCCCAGCTGGCGGCCGCCGCCCTGCCGGACACCGAATCCACGGCCCGGCTTCTCGCCCCGGACACCTTCAACCGGGTGGCGCCATGCCGATCGTGA
- a CDS encoding helix-turn-helix domain-containing protein codes for MLHTTSGRRAAQRRWNPPPRRCRCHPRTAQIENALRDGEPAEPGARRIADEQTRTAPCTAQALRTRNTFTTRVVSDALAHGIDRGSGYPATNAAHALVTSTDHVPAPKLDEPAEAGAALHPGQPGTTPRKLPQKDVTLSMTDHEKTPARVSFPDLDAGQYVPLGALVARVRNMRGLSQVAVQQRAGMKASTLSKIERGDNGINGVASIIKLADALRIPREQLFEWAVRYIENRNRHDTRRTPR; via the coding sequence GTGCTGCACACCACGAGTGGGAGGCGCGCGGCGCAACGGCGATGGAACCCGCCGCCGCGGCGCTGTCGTTGTCATCCGCGGACCGCGCAGATCGAGAACGCCCTCCGCGACGGTGAGCCCGCTGAGCCCGGCGCCCGCCGGATCGCTGACGAGCAGACCCGCACCGCCCCCTGCACCGCGCAGGCGTTGCGGACACGGAACACGTTCACCACACGGGTCGTCAGCGACGCACTAGCGCACGGGATCGACCGGGGATCCGGCTACCCCGCCACCAACGCGGCCCACGCGCTGGTCACCAGCACGGACCACGTTCCCGCGCCCAAGCTCGACGAACCCGCAGAGGCGGGCGCGGCACTCCACCCCGGACAACCGGGAACGACACCACGAAAACTGCCACAGAAGGACGTGACACTGTCCATGACAGACCACGAGAAAACCCCGGCGCGGGTGAGTTTTCCTGACCTCGACGCCGGACAGTATGTACCGCTGGGCGCCCTGGTAGCACGGGTCCGGAACATGCGCGGCTTATCGCAAGTCGCGGTGCAACAACGTGCGGGCATGAAGGCATCGACACTGTCGAAGATCGAGCGCGGCGATAACGGAATCAACGGCGTAGCCAGCATCATCAAGCTGGCTGACGCGCTACGAATACCGCGCGAGCAGCTGTTCGAATGGGCCGTCCGCTACATCGAAAACCGAAACCGCCACGACACCCGCCGCACTCCCCGCTGA
- a CDS encoding S9 family peptidase produces the protein MTSTAQHLKMGAGNVIPSVIPRADLFGNPEHTTPSISPDGRWLAWVAPHEGVLNLWVRPVDTDDDARPLTADRDRGIRECTWAPDSDHLLYPRDQGGDENSHLYAVSVASGDVRDLTPFDGVKAVVIAQDLQITERVLVGLNKANPHLHDVYELHVATGELVKVLDNPGFLGFVADSQLNLRAGVRPNQDGGRTIMVREAGGEWRPVLTVDPIDALSTVPLGFDGDGLRLLVMTSADVNATRLVWIDVDSGEHEVVAEDPTYDVESVLTDAATKLPLMASFQRDRLHTQALDPEIKRDLDTLAALDDGDLHVVSADRANATWVVSYIHADGPTASYVYDRATGRARFLFHDHPRLAGRLQEVKPFRFTARDGLEVHGYLTFPAGIPEKPLPTVLLVHGGPGARDTWRLNPEVQWLADRGYLCIQVNFRGSTGYGKAFTAAGNREWGGKMHTDLLDAIAFAVESGYADPDRIGIYGASYGGYAALAGAAFSPGVFRCAISLCGPSNIETLLRAIPPYWTPMIAEMYRTVGNPDTEPDRLRKRSPFWHVNDITIPLLIVQGANDPRVPQAESDQIVAALRGKGLPPEYLLFDDEGHGLARPGNRMRFYARAERFLAEHLDGQYEPESA, from the coding sequence GTGACCAGTACAGCCCAGCACCTGAAAATGGGTGCAGGAAACGTCATTCCAAGCGTCATTCCGCGTGCCGATCTGTTCGGCAACCCTGAGCACACAACGCCGTCGATTTCGCCGGATGGCCGGTGGCTGGCCTGGGTCGCCCCGCACGAGGGCGTGCTCAACCTGTGGGTGCGGCCAGTCGACACCGACGACGACGCCCGGCCACTCACCGCCGACCGCGACCGAGGCATCCGCGAGTGCACGTGGGCGCCGGACAGCGACCACCTCCTCTACCCGCGGGATCAGGGCGGCGACGAAAACTCGCACCTCTACGCCGTGTCAGTGGCCAGCGGCGATGTCCGGGACCTGACACCGTTCGACGGTGTCAAAGCAGTAGTGATTGCCCAGGACCTCCAGATCACCGAACGTGTGCTGGTCGGACTCAACAAGGCCAATCCCCACCTGCACGATGTCTACGAGCTGCACGTGGCGACCGGCGAACTGGTCAAGGTCCTCGACAACCCTGGGTTTCTCGGGTTCGTGGCCGACAGCCAGCTGAATCTGCGGGCCGGCGTCCGGCCGAACCAGGATGGCGGCCGGACGATCATGGTGCGCGAGGCCGGCGGCGAGTGGCGTCCCGTGCTGACGGTTGACCCGATCGACGCTCTGAGCACCGTGCCGCTCGGGTTCGACGGAGACGGTCTCCGGCTGCTCGTGATGACGTCAGCGGACGTCAACGCCACGCGGTTGGTCTGGATCGACGTGGACTCCGGCGAGCACGAGGTCGTCGCCGAAGACCCGACCTACGACGTCGAGTCGGTCCTCACCGACGCCGCGACAAAGCTGCCGCTCATGGCGTCATTCCAGCGTGACCGCCTGCACACGCAAGCCCTTGACCCCGAGATCAAGCGCGACCTGGACACGCTGGCCGCTCTCGATGACGGAGACCTTCACGTCGTCTCGGCTGACCGCGCGAACGCCACCTGGGTCGTGTCCTATATCCATGCCGACGGACCGACCGCCAGCTACGTGTACGACCGGGCCACCGGCCGGGCACGGTTTCTGTTCCATGACCACCCCCGTCTCGCCGGCAGGCTGCAGGAGGTCAAGCCGTTTCGCTTCACCGCTCGCGATGGGCTGGAGGTCCACGGGTACCTGACGTTCCCGGCCGGGATCCCCGAGAAGCCGCTGCCGACCGTGCTCCTGGTGCACGGAGGACCGGGGGCGCGGGACACGTGGCGGCTGAACCCGGAAGTCCAGTGGCTGGCCGATCGTGGCTACCTCTGCATTCAGGTTAATTTCCGTGGCTCGACCGGCTACGGCAAGGCGTTCACCGCCGCCGGTAACCGCGAATGGGGCGGCAAGATGCACACCGACCTCCTGGACGCCATCGCGTTCGCCGTGGAGTCCGGGTATGCGGACCCGGACCGGATCGGCATCTACGGCGCCTCCTACGGTGGATACGCGGCCCTGGCCGGCGCGGCCTTCAGCCCCGGCGTGTTTCGCTGCGCCATCTCCCTGTGCGGGCCGAGCAACATCGAGACCCTCCTGCGTGCGATACCCCCGTACTGGACCCCGATGATCGCCGAGATGTACAGGACGGTGGGCAACCCGGACACCGAGCCCGACCGCCTGCGGAAGCGATCGCCATTCTGGCACGTCAACGACATCACGATCCCGTTGTTGATCGTGCAGGGCGCCAACGACCCCAGGGTCCCGCAAGCCGAGAGCGACCAGATCGTCGCCGCGCTGCGGGGCAAGGGCCTACCTCCCGAGTACCTGCTGTTCGACGACGAAGGCCATGGGCTGGCGAGACCCGGAAACAGGATGAGGTTCTACGCCAGGGCGGAGCGGTTCCTGGCCGAGCACCTCGACGGCCAGTACGAACCCGAATCTGCTTAG
- a CDS encoding SAM-dependent methyltransferase — protein MIALQRSDLEAVSAAGVFDRAAGGSFNLGIDRVFGERADQAFPLWRVAAATLSFAAGVRHDAITGGVTQILHLGCGMPTAPAWEHTMFPGGIRELAVDADPVVIGIRHRQAQRERLRGSTPACIDIRDICTVLDTARQVLDLTQPILLQATGVLDHLLDDDRPGEVLAAYRGALAPGSHLALSHLTPYDDPDGSDGHAALTSLLRAYQDAGIPLTARAPEVVDSWLGPLEARGRHRAAPYLHLASGRITDTGRDTPASRARRRQRRPRPRPRPRPQGTTRTDDA, from the coding sequence GTGATCGCGCTGCAGCGCAGCGACCTGGAGGCTGTCAGCGCGGCAGGTGTTTTCGACCGGGCCGCCGGAGGGAGCTTCAATCTCGGCATCGACCGCGTGTTCGGCGAGCGGGCGGACCAGGCATTTCCGCTGTGGCGGGTCGCGGCGGCCACCCTGTCCTTCGCGGCCGGCGTCCGCCATGACGCGATCACCGGCGGGGTCACGCAGATTCTCCACCTCGGCTGCGGAATGCCCACCGCACCCGCCTGGGAACACACCATGTTCCCAGGCGGGATCCGCGAACTGGCCGTCGACGCCGACCCCGTCGTGATCGGGATCCGACACCGGCAGGCGCAGCGAGAACGACTCCGCGGCTCGACCCCGGCCTGTATCGACATCAGGGACATCTGCACAGTCCTCGACACCGCACGGCAAGTACTCGACCTCACCCAGCCGATCCTGCTGCAAGCGACCGGGGTCCTGGACCACCTGCTCGACGACGACCGGCCCGGCGAGGTACTCGCCGCCTATCGCGGCGCACTCGCTCCAGGAAGCCATCTGGCCCTCTCCCACCTCACGCCCTACGACGACCCGGACGGTTCTGACGGGCACGCTGCACTGACCAGCCTCCTGCGGGCCTACCAGGACGCAGGCATACCGCTCACCGCCCGCGCACCGGAGGTCGTCGACAGCTGGCTCGGCCCGCTGGAGGCACGGGGCCGGCACAGAGCCGCCCCGTACCTTCACCTCGCCTCCGGCCGCATCACCGATACCGGGCGCGACACGCCGGCCTCCCGCGCTCGGCGCCGTCAACGACGACCACGACCACGACCACGACCACGACCCCAAGGCACCACGAGGACAGACGACGCATGA
- a CDS encoding valine--tRNA ligase → MSPSKSSVTTIPTALREQTSIAAVRYGRPIGSRCR, encoded by the coding sequence GTGTCACCAAGCAAGTCCAGCGTCACCACCATCCCGACCGCGCTGCGGGAGCAGACGTCGATCGCCGCGGTGAGATACGGGCGCCCGATCGGCAGCCGGTGCCGCTAG